From the genome of Bacteroidota bacterium:
TGGGAGATTATTATACCGTTGTTGGTTTTCCCCTTTCTAAGTTCTATCTTGCAGTTACAAAATTCGCTCACGATCTGGGTTACCTGAAAGGAACAGTATGAGTCAAAAAATTCGTGTATTGATCGCAAAAGCTGGTCTCGATGGCCATGATCGAGGAGCAAAAGTTATTGCAGCCGCGCTTCGTGACGCAGGTATGGAAGTGATTTATACAGGACTGCGAAAAACTCCTGAAGCGATTGTCGAAGCGGGATTGCAGGAAGATGTGAATGCAATCGGAATAAGCTCACTGAGCGGTGCGCATATGACGATTTTCCCAAAAGTGAAGAATCTAATGAATGAAAAAGGAATGACCGACGTTCTTCTGTTTGGTGGGGGAATTGTTCCACAGGAAGATATTGTACGGTTGAAAGAAATGGGTATAGGGGAAATATTTACACCGGGAGCTTCGACATTTGCCATTGTCGACTATATCAAAAACACATTCAAAGTTACTGCTTAACGTTCAGAGTCATCGAACTCAATGGAATAATTTTCTTCCTTTGGTTCGTCCAGTTCAATTGACTTTTCTTTTCGGTTTACGATAACAATTGCTGTTGGATCGAAACCAAACAGATCTTCGGCAGAAAAAATCAATGCAAATCCGCGCTCATCAAAAAATATTTCAAATTTCTTCGAAAACTCTTCCAATCGCTTCAGGTAAAATTCTGTATTTTCATCCGGAAAATTAGCATCCCACTCATGCGCTTCTTTCGCATTTTCAAAACCCTTTACGTTGGCTTCAGTCCCCGTAATATAGTATTGAATCCGGCTGCCTTGTTTATAT
Proteins encoded in this window:
- a CDS encoding cobalamin B12-binding domain-containing protein; protein product: MSQKIRVLIAKAGLDGHDRGAKVIAAALRDAGMEVIYTGLRKTPEAIVEAGLQEDVNAIGISSLSGAHMTIFPKVKNLMNEKGMTDVLLFGGGIVPQEDIVRLKEMGIGEIFTPGASTFAIVDYIKNTFKVTA